In Mycolicibacterium phocaicum, one DNA window encodes the following:
- a CDS encoding 3-hydroxyacyl-CoA dehydrogenase NAD-binding domain-containing protein, whose translation MAEKTIQWDKDADGIVTLTMDDPTGSANVMNEHYKESMHYAVQSLLAEKDSITGVVITSAKKTFFAGGDLKGMMQIGPDDAGEAFAMVEDIKADLRALETLGKPVVAAINGAALGGGLEIALACHHRIAADVRGSQIGLPEVTLGLLPGGGGVARTVRMFGIQKAFMEVLSQGTRFTPAKAQATGLVDELVDTVEELIPAAKAWIKANPEGGVQPWDVKGYKMPGGTPSSPGLAGILPSFPALLKKQLKGAPMPAPRAILDAAVEGAQVDFDTASRIESRYFTSLVTGQTAKNMIQAFFLDLQAINGGASRPEGIAKQDIKKIGVLGAGMMGAGIAYVSAKAGYEVVLKDVTQEAADKGKNYSEKIEAKALERGKTTQEKSDALLARITPTADPQDLKGVDFVIEAVFENQELKHKVFQEIEDIVEPNALLGSNTSTLPITGLATGVKRQEDFIGIHFFSPVDKMPLVEIIKGEKTSDEALARVFDYTLAIKKTPIVVNDSRGFFTSRVIGTFVNEALAMLGEGVAPASIEQAGSQAGYPAAPLQLSDELNLELMHKIAVATKEGVEAAGGTHVAHPAEAVVEKMIELGRPSRLKGAGFYEYVDGKRTQLWPGLKEAFNSGTTELPLQDMIDRMLFAEALETQKCLDEGVLTSTADANIGSIMGIGFPPYTGGSAQFIVGYQGELGVGKEAFVARAKELAAKYGDRFLPPASLES comes from the coding sequence ATGGCTGAGAAGACAATTCAGTGGGACAAGGATGCCGACGGCATCGTCACCCTCACCATGGACGACCCCACGGGTTCGGCCAACGTGATGAACGAGCACTACAAGGAGTCGATGCACTACGCGGTGCAGAGCCTGCTTGCCGAGAAGGACTCCATCACCGGTGTCGTCATCACCAGCGCGAAGAAGACCTTCTTCGCCGGCGGTGACCTCAAGGGCATGATGCAGATCGGCCCCGACGACGCCGGCGAGGCGTTCGCCATGGTCGAGGACATCAAGGCCGACCTGCGCGCCCTGGAGACCCTGGGCAAGCCCGTCGTCGCCGCCATCAACGGCGCCGCCCTCGGCGGTGGCCTGGAGATCGCCCTCGCGTGCCATCACCGCATCGCGGCCGACGTCCGCGGCAGCCAGATCGGCCTGCCCGAGGTCACCCTGGGCCTGCTGCCCGGCGGTGGCGGCGTCGCCCGCACCGTGCGCATGTTCGGCATCCAGAAGGCCTTCATGGAGGTCCTGAGCCAGGGCACCCGCTTCACCCCGGCCAAGGCGCAGGCCACCGGCCTGGTCGACGAGCTCGTCGACACCGTCGAGGAACTGATCCCGGCCGCCAAGGCGTGGATCAAGGCCAACCCCGAGGGTGGCGTGCAGCCGTGGGACGTCAAGGGCTACAAGATGCCCGGTGGCACTCCGTCGAGCCCGGGCCTGGCCGGCATCCTGCCGTCGTTCCCGGCACTGCTGAAGAAGCAGCTCAAGGGCGCCCCGATGCCCGCGCCGCGCGCCATCCTGGATGCCGCCGTCGAGGGTGCGCAGGTCGACTTCGACACCGCGTCGCGCATCGAGAGCCGCTACTTCACCAGCCTGGTCACCGGCCAGACCGCGAAGAACATGATCCAGGCGTTCTTCCTGGACCTGCAGGCCATCAACGGTGGCGCCTCGCGTCCCGAGGGCATCGCCAAGCAGGACATCAAGAAGATCGGTGTGCTGGGCGCGGGCATGATGGGCGCCGGTATCGCCTACGTCTCGGCCAAGGCCGGCTACGAGGTTGTCCTCAAGGACGTCACGCAGGAAGCTGCCGACAAGGGCAAGAACTACTCCGAGAAGATCGAGGCGAAGGCCCTCGAGCGTGGCAAGACCACGCAGGAGAAGTCCGACGCGCTGCTGGCCCGGATCACCCCGACGGCCGATCCGCAGGACCTCAAGGGCGTCGACTTCGTCATCGAGGCCGTGTTCGAGAACCAGGAACTCAAGCACAAGGTGTTCCAGGAGATCGAGGACATCGTCGAGCCCAACGCGCTGCTCGGCTCGAACACCTCCACGCTGCCGATCACCGGTCTGGCGACCGGCGTGAAGCGCCAGGAGGACTTCATCGGTATCCACTTCTTCTCGCCTGTCGACAAGATGCCGCTGGTCGAGATCATCAAGGGCGAGAAGACCTCTGACGAGGCGCTGGCCCGGGTGTTCGACTACACCCTGGCCATCAAGAAGACCCCGATCGTCGTCAACGACAGCCGTGGCTTCTTCACCTCGCGCGTGATCGGCACCTTCGTCAACGAGGCGCTGGCCATGCTGGGCGAGGGCGTTGCGCCCGCCTCCATCGAGCAGGCCGGTTCGCAGGCCGGTTACCCGGCTGCGCCGCTGCAGCTTTCGGATGAGCTCAACCTGGAGCTCATGCACAAGATCGCTGTCGCCACCAAGGAAGGCGTCGAGGCTGCCGGTGGCACCCACGTCGCGCACCCGGCCGAGGCTGTCGTCGAGAAGATGATCGAGCTCGGTCGCCCGTCGCGTCTGAAGGGCGCGGGCTTCTACGAGTACGTCGACGGCAAGCGCACCCAGCTGTGGCCGGGGCTGAAGGAAGCCTTCAACTCGGGTACGACCGAACTGCCGCTGCAGGACATGATCGACCGCATGCTGTTCGCTGAGGCGCTCGAGACGCAGAAGTGCCTCGACGAGGGCGTGCTGACCTCGACCGCGGACGCGAACATCGGCTCGATCATGGGTATCGGCTTCCCGCCGTACACCGGTGGTTCGGCGCAGTTCATCGTCGGTTACCAGGGCGAGCTCGGCGTCGGCAAGGAGGCCTTCGTGGCCCGTGCCAAGGAACTGGCCGCCAAGTACGGCGACCGCTTCCTGCCGCCGGCCTCGCTGGAGAGCTGA
- a CDS encoding flavin reductase family protein, protein MLFDIDAMDVKPRYNLLSSLIVPRPIAWVTTVDAAGRVNAAPFSFFNLMSGTPPVVVLGIGNRDGAPKDTARNIAATGEFVINLVTAELLDAMNITAIDFDAGVDEIGEAGLETVASHAVAPPRIAASPVALECNFTQTVPLGQGRNMVVGAVSYAHVRDDVVIEEHRGHVDASRLDVVARMHGGGWYTTVSPFRLDRITLADSRSQSSAGATGALT, encoded by the coding sequence ATGCTGTTCGACATCGACGCCATGGACGTGAAGCCGCGGTACAACCTACTGTCGTCGCTGATCGTCCCGCGTCCGATCGCCTGGGTCACCACTGTTGACGCCGCCGGCCGCGTCAACGCCGCGCCGTTCTCGTTCTTCAATCTCATGTCCGGAACGCCGCCGGTGGTGGTCCTCGGCATCGGCAACCGGGATGGCGCACCGAAGGACACTGCCCGGAACATCGCCGCCACAGGTGAATTCGTGATCAATCTCGTGACCGCCGAACTGCTCGATGCCATGAACATCACCGCAATCGACTTCGACGCGGGCGTCGACGAAATCGGCGAGGCCGGTCTGGAAACGGTGGCGTCGCATGCCGTGGCGCCACCCCGGATCGCGGCGAGCCCAGTGGCGTTGGAGTGCAACTTCACTCAAACGGTACCCCTGGGGCAGGGCCGAAATATGGTGGTCGGCGCCGTTTCCTACGCGCATGTCCGCGACGACGTCGTCATCGAGGAACATCGCGGGCATGTCGACGCGAGCCGGCTGGACGTCGTCGCGCGGATGCACGGTGGTGGCTGGTACACCACGGTCTCCCCGTTTCGCCTCGACCGGATCACTCTGGCG
- a CDS encoding IS110 family RNA-guided transposase: MLRQRTSVGLDVHARSVFGCGFDSETGELCERRLTPDPGEVAAWIASLPGPVKVVYEAGPTGYALARFLLAAGVECVVAAPSKLVRPSGDRVKTDARDARHLARLLHLGEIVEVTVPSLGQEAARDLVRARDDCRGDLMAAQHRLTHLLLRRGIVYYGGHPWTGDHRIWLRQQHFDRPALQTTFDEAFDAVLVAAARRDRFDDAIAAMAADCEFTPVITRLGCLRGISTLTAFGMATEIGDWHRLTGRSIGNYLGLVPTEYSSGASRSQGGITRTGNTHVRRLLIEAAWQHRKPYRPGVTLRRRWDAASPAARARGHEGNQRLHKRWMGFDQRKKRPVIANAAVARELAAWCWSLAVLD; encoded by the coding sequence GTGTTACGTCAGCGTACGAGTGTTGGTTTGGATGTGCACGCACGATCGGTGTTCGGGTGTGGATTCGATAGCGAGACCGGTGAGTTGTGTGAGCGGCGGTTGACCCCTGATCCCGGGGAGGTCGCCGCCTGGATAGCTTCGTTGCCGGGCCCGGTGAAGGTGGTGTACGAGGCCGGCCCGACCGGGTATGCCCTGGCCCGGTTTCTTCTCGCGGCCGGCGTGGAGTGTGTGGTCGCGGCACCGTCAAAGTTGGTGCGCCCCAGCGGGGATCGGGTCAAAACCGATGCCCGTGATGCCCGTCATCTGGCCCGGTTGCTGCATCTGGGCGAGATTGTCGAGGTGACGGTCCCGAGCCTGGGTCAGGAAGCGGCCCGGGATCTGGTGCGGGCCCGCGATGACTGTCGTGGGGATTTGATGGCCGCCCAGCACCGGTTGACGCACCTGTTGCTGCGCCGCGGCATCGTCTATTACGGCGGACACCCGTGGACCGGTGACCACCGGATATGGCTTCGGCAACAGCACTTCGATCGTCCGGCGCTGCAGACCACCTTCGATGAGGCGTTCGACGCGGTGCTGGTGGCCGCCGCCCGCCGGGACCGCTTCGATGACGCGATCGCGGCGATGGCCGCCGATTGTGAGTTCACCCCGGTGATCACCCGGCTCGGATGCCTGCGGGGCATCTCCACGCTGACCGCATTCGGGATGGCCACCGAGATCGGGGACTGGCACCGCTTGACGGGCCGGTCGATCGGCAACTACCTGGGCCTGGTGCCCACCGAATACTCCTCAGGCGCCAGCCGCAGCCAGGGCGGGATCACCCGCACCGGCAACACCCATGTGCGCCGGCTGCTGATCGAGGCGGCCTGGCAGCACCGCAAGCCCTACCGGCCCGGGGTGACGTTGCGTCGGCGCTGGGATGCGGCCAGCCCGGCGGCGCGGGCGCGGGGCCACGAAGGCAACCAGCGGTTGCACAAGCGGTGGATGGGCTTCGATCAGCGTAAGAAGCGGCCGGTGATCGCCAACGCAGCGGTGGCCCGGGAGCTGGCCGCCTGGTGCTGGTCGCTGGCGGTGCTCGACTAA
- a CDS encoding acetyl-CoA C-acetyltransferase: MSEEAFIYEAIRTPRGKQRNGALNEVKPVNLIVGLIDEMRRRNPDLDENLISDVIMGVVSPVGDQGGDIARTAALVAKLPETTGGFQLNRFCASGLEAVNLAAQKVRSGWDDLVYAGGVESMSRVPMGSDGGAWAGDPETNYRIGFVPQGIGADLIATIEGFSREDVDAYAVRSQEKAAAAWSGGYFAKSVIPVKDQNGLTILDHDEHMRPGTTLESLAKLNSAFAGLGAMGGFDDVALQKYHYVEKIDHVHHGGNSSGIVDGAALVLIGSEAAGKSQNLTPRARIVATATSGADPVIMLTGPTPATKKVLDRAGLTVDDIDLFEINEAFASVVLKFQKDLNIPDEKLNVNGGAIAMGHPLGATGAMITGTMVDELERRGAKRALVTLCIGGGMGVATIIERV, encoded by the coding sequence ATGTCCGAAGAAGCCTTCATCTATGAGGCCATTCGCACGCCCCGTGGCAAGCAGCGCAACGGTGCACTGAACGAGGTCAAGCCGGTCAACCTGATCGTCGGCCTGATCGACGAAATGCGTCGTCGCAATCCCGATCTGGACGAGAACCTGATCAGCGACGTCATCATGGGCGTCGTCTCGCCCGTCGGTGACCAGGGCGGCGACATCGCCCGCACCGCCGCGCTCGTGGCCAAGCTGCCCGAGACCACCGGTGGTTTCCAGCTCAACCGTTTCTGCGCTTCCGGACTGGAGGCCGTGAACCTGGCGGCCCAGAAGGTCCGTTCCGGCTGGGACGACCTGGTGTACGCCGGTGGTGTCGAGTCCATGAGCCGCGTCCCGATGGGTTCGGACGGCGGCGCGTGGGCCGGTGACCCCGAGACCAACTACCGCATCGGCTTCGTCCCGCAGGGCATCGGCGCCGACCTGATCGCCACCATCGAGGGCTTCTCGCGCGAGGACGTCGACGCCTACGCCGTGCGCTCGCAGGAGAAGGCCGCCGCAGCGTGGTCGGGCGGTTACTTCGCCAAGTCGGTCATCCCGGTCAAGGACCAGAACGGCCTGACCATCCTGGACCACGACGAGCACATGCGTCCGGGCACCACCCTGGAGAGCCTGGCCAAGCTGAACTCGGCGTTCGCGGGCCTGGGCGCCATGGGCGGCTTCGACGACGTGGCGCTGCAGAAGTACCACTACGTCGAGAAGATCGACCACGTCCACCACGGTGGCAACAGCTCGGGCATCGTCGACGGCGCCGCGCTGGTGCTGATCGGTAGCGAGGCCGCCGGCAAGTCGCAGAACCTGACCCCGCGCGCCCGCATCGTGGCCACCGCCACCAGCGGTGCCGACCCGGTCATCATGCTGACCGGCCCGACCCCGGCCACCAAGAAGGTGCTGGACCGCGCCGGCCTGACGGTCGACGACATCGACCTGTTCGAGATCAACGAGGCCTTCGCCTCGGTCGTCCTGAAGTTCCAGAAGGACCTGAACATCCCGGACGAGAAGCTGAACGTCAACGGTGGCGCCATCGCGATGGGCCACCCGCTGGGCGCCACCGGCGCCATGATCACCGGAACCATGGTCGACGAGCTCGAGCGCCGCGGTGCGAAGCGTGCGCTGGTCACGCTGTGTATCGGCGGCGGCATGGGCGTGGCCACCATCATCGAGCGCGTCTAG
- a CDS encoding alpha/beta hydrolase, which translates to MTSAERIDDPADNSVPEPVTYAGPEWMGKANWHSVAESYLLRAVKPLLYLLTKLMLAINTRFPQVLLGRAYDGSERVTNWMPAVRGSRTEKIELPNCPAEWVWNETTPPVDGRVIIYFHGSAFIALGINSHRPLVSHIARDSRARALSVGYRLCPRNLVEDAVEDGVDAYRYVLAQGVKPENIVLAGDSAGGFIAAMTAVTVRDLGMAPPAGCVLLSAATDSNMTPKYEAAARVPDAMFPVDFLRMINEVFLLRNGGREATPSPVDADLRGLGPFLLQVGSEEALRPDSELLAERLAAAGVPVRLQVFDRAVHVFQAFAFSNPDARRAVGEVAEFVKAVA; encoded by the coding sequence ATGACCAGTGCCGAACGGATCGACGATCCCGCCGATAACTCTGTGCCCGAGCCCGTCACCTACGCGGGCCCGGAATGGATGGGTAAGGCCAACTGGCACTCGGTCGCCGAGTCCTACCTGCTGCGGGCTGTGAAGCCGCTGCTGTACCTGCTGACCAAGCTCATGCTGGCCATCAACACGCGATTCCCGCAGGTCCTGCTGGGCCGCGCGTACGACGGCTCCGAGCGGGTGACGAACTGGATGCCCGCAGTGCGTGGATCGCGCACCGAAAAGATCGAGCTGCCGAACTGCCCGGCCGAATGGGTCTGGAACGAGACCACCCCGCCGGTCGACGGCCGCGTCATCATCTACTTCCACGGCTCGGCGTTCATCGCGCTCGGCATCAACAGCCACCGGCCACTCGTCAGCCACATCGCCCGCGACAGCCGCGCGCGGGCCCTGAGCGTGGGGTATCGGCTGTGCCCGCGCAACCTCGTCGAGGACGCGGTCGAGGACGGCGTCGACGCCTACCGCTACGTGCTGGCGCAGGGCGTGAAACCCGAGAACATCGTGTTGGCCGGCGATTCGGCCGGCGGCTTCATCGCGGCCATGACAGCCGTCACCGTGCGCGATCTGGGCATGGCGCCGCCCGCCGGCTGTGTGCTCCTGTCCGCCGCCACCGACAGCAACATGACGCCGAAATACGAAGCAGCCGCACGCGTTCCGGACGCCATGTTCCCGGTCGACTTCCTTCGGATGATCAACGAGGTCTTCCTGCTGCGTAACGGCGGGCGCGAGGCGACCCCGTCGCCCGTCGACGCCGACCTGCGCGGCCTCGGCCCGTTCCTGCTGCAGGTGGGTTCGGAAGAGGCGCTGCGCCCCGACTCGGAGCTGCTGGCCGAGCGGCTCGCGGCAGCGGGAGTGCCGGTGCGGCTGCAGGTCTTCGACCGCGCCGTCCACGTCTTCCAGGCCTTCGCCTTCTCGAACCCCGACGCCCGTCGTGCGGTCGGTGAGGTCGCGGAGTTCGTGAAGGCCGTCGCCTGA
- a CDS encoding VOC family protein — MAVQIRELHHIGLGMGSAKADEAKDYYRDVLNLTQDGGRWHIPGIHGYFLDIPSDVQIHLLGSDGPSPYSQGPGKDPVENHIALAVDDVAEAEMELNRLGVDYFVLDNVAAPELKQLFLRDPANNLVEIHQIGHCRCRKSQR, encoded by the coding sequence ATGGCTGTCCAGATCCGCGAACTGCACCACATCGGCCTCGGCATGGGTAGTGCCAAGGCCGACGAGGCCAAGGACTACTACCGCGATGTGCTGAACCTGACCCAGGACGGCGGCCGGTGGCACATCCCGGGCATCCACGGCTACTTCCTGGATATCCCGAGCGACGTCCAGATTCATCTGCTGGGGAGCGACGGGCCGTCGCCCTACAGCCAGGGGCCCGGCAAGGATCCTGTCGAGAACCACATCGCCCTCGCGGTGGACGACGTCGCCGAAGCCGAGATGGAGCTGAACCGTTTGGGCGTGGACTATTTCGTGCTCGACAACGTCGCGGCCCCTGAGCTCAAGCAGCTCTTCCTGCGCGACCCGGCGAACAACCTGGTGGAGATCCATCAGATCGGCCACTGCCGGTGCCGCAAGAGTCAGCGGTAG